A window of Lepus europaeus isolate LE1 chromosome 11, mLepTim1.pri, whole genome shotgun sequence contains these coding sequences:
- the KLHDC2 gene encoding kelch domain-containing protein 2, producing MAEGNEELRADDLPGPAFEGYEAMELACPAERSGHVAVSDGRHMFVWGGYKSNQVRGLYDFYLPREELWIYNMETGRWKKINTEGDVPPSMSGSCAVCVDRVLYLFGGHHSRGNTNKFYMLDSRSTDRVLQWERIDCQGIPPSSKDKLGVWVYKNRLIFFGGYGYLPEDKVLGTFEFDETSFWNSSHPRGWNDHVHILDTETFTWSQPITTGKAPSPRAAHACATVGNKGFVFGGRYRDARMNDLHYLNLDTWEWTELIPQGICPVGRSWHSLTPVSSDHLFLFGGFTTDKQPLSDAWTYCISKNEWIQFNHPYTEKPRLWHTACASDEGEVIVFGGCANNLLVHHRAAHSNEILIFSVQPKSLVRLSLEAVICFKEMLANSWNCLPKHLLHSVNQRFGSNNTSGS from the exons ATGGCTGAGGGCAACGAGGAGCTGCGGGCGGACGACTTGCCAGGGCCGGCCTTCGAGGGCTACGAAGCCATGGAGCTCGCCTGCCCCGCTGAGCGCAGCGGCCACGTCGCCGTTAGCGACGGCCGCCACATGTTCGTGTGGGGCGGCTACAAG AGTAATCAAGTCAGAGGATTATATGACTTCTATCTGCCTAGAGAAGAATTATGGATCTACAACATGGAAACCGGACGATG gaaaaaaattaacactgAAGGTGATGTGCCTCCTTCTATGTCAGgaagctgtgctgtgtgtgtagacAGGGTGCTGTACTTGTTTGGAGGACACCATTCAAGAGGCAATACAAATAAG TTCTACATGCTGGATTCGAGATCTACAGACAGAGTGTTACAGTGGGAACGAATTGACTGCCAAGGAATCCCTCCATCATCAAAGGACAAGCTGGGCGTGTGGGTATATAAAAACAG attaaTATTTTTTGGAGGGTATGGATATTTACCTGAAGATAAAGTATTGGGAACTTTTGAATTTGATGAAACATCTTTTTGG AATTCAAGTCATCCAAGAGGATGGAATGATCATGTACATATTTTAGACACTGAAACGTTCACCTGGAGTCAGCCGATCACTACC GGTAAAGCACCTTCACCTCGCGCTGCCCACGCCTGTGCAACAGTTGGGAACAAAGGCTTTGTGTTTGGAGGCAGATACCGA gaTGCCAGAATGAATGACCTTCACTACCTTAATCTGGATACATGGGAGTGGACTGAATT AATTCCACAAGGCATATGCCCAGTTGGCCGATCGTGGCATTCACTAACGCCAGTTTCTTCAGATCATCTTTTTCTCTTTGGAGGATTTACCACTGATAAACAGCCACTAA GTGATGCCTGGACTTACTGCATCAGTAAAAATGAATGGATACAATTTAATCATCCCTATACTGAAAAACCAAG GTTATGGCATACAGCCTGTGCCAGCGATGAAGGAGAAGTGATTGTTTTTGGTGGCTGTGCCAACAACCTGCTTGTTCATCACAGAGCT GCACACAGCAATGAAATACTTATATTCTCAGTTCAACCAAAATCTCTCGTACG GCTAAGCTTAGAAGCAgtcatttgttttaaagaaatgttagcCAACTCGTGGAACTGTCTTCCAAAACACTTACTTCACAGTGTTAATCAGAGGTTTGGTAGTAACAACACTTCTGGATCTTAA